One Helianthus annuus cultivar XRQ/B chromosome 7, HanXRQr2.0-SUNRISE, whole genome shotgun sequence genomic region harbors:
- the LOC110866893 gene encoding uncharacterized protein LOC110866893 has translation MNYLSANIRGAGNPLKAVHIKELIKNNNISFVAIQETQFTDSAKLQVSSFWGNSVFESDMVDASGRSGGLLNIWDPSIFVRKVTITNIFYLASIGELKNGGGEINVVNIYAPHDNNLKKDLWLDLSNLMNSYNGSWILLGDFNCVREPIERKNSKFNSLAAESFNQFIRTPALSEYAMLGCLYTHRSDDGKRLSKIDRILVCQSFLSNWSSAKLTGLPRYMSDHRPLLLKCSDEHFGPPPF, from the coding sequence ATGAATTATCTATCGGCAAATATCAGAGGGGCGGGTAATCCATTAAAGGCAGTGCATATAAAGGAACTAATTAAAAACAACAACATAAGCTTCGTTGCAATACAGGAAACTCAGTTCACGGATTCGGCAAAGTTACAGGTCAGTTCTTTCTGGGGCAATTCCGTATTTGAGTCAGACATGGTAGATGCTTCGGGAAGGTCCGGGGGGTTGCTGAACATATGGGACCCTTCCATCTTCGTTCGTAAAGTGACGATTACCAACATATTTTATTTGGCTTCGATCGGTGAACTAAAGAATGGGGGTGGAGAAATTAATGTAGTGAACATTTATGCCCCTCACGACAATAACTTAAAAAAAGACTTGTGGCTGGATCTTTCTAATCTGATGAATTCTTATAACGGGTCTTGGATTCTGTTGGGAGATTTTAATTGCGTTCGTGAACCCATTGAGCGGAAAAATTCCAAATTCAATTCGTTAGCTGCTGAAAGTTTCAACCAGTTCATTCGCACGCCTGCCTTATCCGAATATGCCATGCTCGGTTGTCTATACACTCACAGATCTGATGATGGTAAGCGACTTAGCAAAATTGACAGAATCTTGGTTTGTCAATCGTTTCTCTCCAATTGGTCATCAGCGAAACTCACCGGTCTGCCAAGATATATGTCAGATCATCGGCCGTTACTATTGAAATGCTCTGATGAACACTTTGGGCCTCCtcctttttga